Proteins from one Chitinophaga oryzae genomic window:
- the nadB gene encoding L-aspartate oxidase has protein sequence MQQTDFLVIGSGIAGLTYALKVSQQCPDKTITVITKSREDETNTKYAQGGVAVVNDLENDSFEKHIEDTLIAGDGLCNERIVEIVVTEGPERVNEIIEWGANFDKNPDGDFSLGREGGHSVFRVIHHKDITGKEIERALLEAIHRRPNINLVTHCFVVDLITQHHLGYLVTKSTPDVECFGVYVLNLNSRKIETILAKVTLLATGGNGQVYRSTTNPTIATGDGVAMVYRAKGRIENMEFIQFHPTALYQPGVSPSFLITEAVRGDGGILRNIHGEDFMHKYDPRLSLAPRDIVARAIDSEMKITGTEYVYLDCRHMDIEKFIHHFPNIYETCKAAGIDVQTQMIPVAPAAHYSCGGIKTNEWGQTSIRNLYACGECASTGLHGANRLASNSLLEAMVFAHRCFMDATSKIDTLEFRENVPDWDARGTTAPREMILITQSLKELKQIMSDYVGIVRTNERLARAMRRLDMLHEETEALYEKTEVSPQLCELRNLITAAYLIVKGAAFRKESRGLHFNTDYPYKCELVQNIVL, from the coding sequence ATGCAGCAAACAGATTTTCTTGTCATCGGTTCGGGGATTGCAGGCTTGACCTATGCACTCAAAGTATCGCAGCAGTGCCCCGATAAAACAATTACCGTTATCACTAAAAGCCGTGAGGATGAAACCAATACCAAATACGCGCAGGGCGGTGTGGCAGTGGTCAACGATCTGGAAAACGACAGCTTTGAAAAACATATAGAAGACACCCTCATCGCAGGTGACGGCCTTTGCAACGAACGGATTGTGGAGATCGTGGTCACAGAAGGGCCCGAAAGAGTCAATGAAATCATCGAATGGGGCGCCAACTTCGACAAAAACCCTGACGGTGACTTCTCGCTGGGCCGCGAAGGCGGACACTCCGTTTTCAGGGTGATCCATCATAAAGACATTACCGGCAAAGAGATTGAACGCGCACTACTGGAAGCCATCCACCGCCGGCCCAATATCAATCTCGTCACCCACTGCTTTGTGGTAGACCTGATCACGCAGCACCACCTGGGCTACCTGGTCACCAAATCCACGCCCGACGTGGAATGCTTCGGCGTTTATGTGCTCAACCTCAACAGCAGGAAAATAGAAACCATCCTGGCGAAAGTAACGCTGCTGGCCACCGGCGGCAACGGGCAGGTGTACCGCAGCACCACCAACCCCACCATCGCTACCGGCGATGGCGTAGCCATGGTGTACCGCGCCAAAGGCCGTATCGAAAATATGGAGTTTATCCAGTTCCACCCTACCGCCCTTTACCAGCCCGGCGTCAGCCCTTCTTTCCTGATCACGGAAGCGGTACGTGGCGACGGCGGCATCCTCCGCAACATCCACGGCGAAGACTTCATGCATAAGTACGATCCCCGCCTGTCACTGGCGCCACGCGATATCGTGGCCCGCGCCATCGACAGTGAGATGAAGATCACCGGTACCGAGTATGTGTATCTCGACTGCCGCCATATGGACATCGAAAAATTCATTCACCACTTCCCTAATATTTACGAGACCTGTAAAGCCGCCGGCATCGACGTGCAGACACAGATGATCCCGGTAGCGCCGGCAGCACACTACAGCTGCGGAGGCATCAAAACCAACGAATGGGGCCAAACCTCCATCCGTAATCTCTATGCCTGCGGCGAATGCGCCAGCACCGGCCTGCATGGCGCCAACCGCCTCGCTTCCAACTCCCTGCTGGAAGCTATGGTGTTTGCCCACCGCTGCTTCATGGACGCCACCAGCAAAATAGATACGCTGGAATTCCGGGAAAACGTGCCCGACTGGGACGCCCGCGGCACCACCGCTCCCCGGGAAATGATCCTCATCACCCAAAGCCTCAAGGAGCTGAAACAGATCATGAGCGACTATGTAGGCATCGTACGGACCAACGAACGTCTGGCCCGCGCCATGCGCCGCCTCGATATGCTGCACGAAGAAACCGAAGCCCTCTACGAAAAAACAGAGGTATCTCCGCAGTTATGTGAATTGCGTAACCTGATCACGGCCGCATACCTGATCGTAAAAGGCGCCGCCTTCCGCAAAGAGAGCAGAGGCCTGCACTTCAATACGGACTACCCGTACAAATGCGAACTGGTGCAAAATATTGTCTTGTAA